From one Orcinus orca chromosome 10, mOrcOrc1.1, whole genome shotgun sequence genomic stretch:
- the SLC26A6 gene encoding solute carrier family 26 member 6 isoform X4, producing the protein MGLSEAPGRLPNRSEGWGGSRRDSSPCGLCGKPLERRPRASRGPPPGGCVQRSPGPGGEAFPGRGELPSRQRDTQALLSTTQAMELRRRDYHVERPLLNQEQLEELGSRSSATGTLQWRTWFRCSHARARALLLQYFPVLAWLPQYPVRDWLLGDLLSGLSVAIMQLPQGLAYALLAGLPPVFGLYSSFYPVFIYFLFGTSRHISVGTFAVMSVMVGSVTESLAPDEAFLQASNSTVDVAARDAARVQVASTLSVLVGLFQVGLGLVHFGFVVTYLSEPLVRAYTTAASVQVFVSQLKYVFGLHLSSCSGPLSLIYTVLEVCWKLPQTVVGTMVTAVVAGVVLVLVKLFNDKLRRQLPMPLPGELLTLIGATGISYGVGLQHRFGVDVVGKIPAGLVPPVAPSPQLFARLVGNAFAIAVVGFAIAISLGKIFALRHGYRVDSNQELVALGLSNLIGGIFQCFPVSCSMSRSLVQESTGGNTQVAGAISSLFILIIIVKLGELFQDLPKAVLAAVIIVNLKGMLMQFTDICSLWKANRVDLLIWLVTFVATILLNLDLGLAVAVVFSLLLVVVRTQLPHYAVLGQVPDTDIYRDVAEYSEAREVPGVKVFRSSATMYFANAELYSDTLKQRCGVNVDHLISQKKKLLRKQELKLKRLQKENKLPKQAAASKGTSISINVNTSVTDIESNDVEGSKAKQVSAGTELEDTAARGQEDAKAPDMSSLKTLGLPQPDFHSLILDLSSLSFVDTVCLKSLKNIFRDFREIEVEVYMAACHCAWGGHSKSSPGRGWGFCPRNLPGSTRKKSFSETGAPVVTQLEAGHFFDASITKQHLFASVHDAVIFALQHQRSSPVNPVLVTKL; encoded by the exons ATGGGGCTGTCGGAAGCACCGGG GCGGCTGCCCAACCGTAGCGAGGGATGGGGCGGGAGCCGGCGTGACTCCAGCCCCTGCGGGCTGTGCGGAAAGCCGCTTGAGCGCCGTCCGAGGGCTAGCCGGGGGCCGCCTCCCGGCGGCTGTGTGCAGAGGAGCCCCGGCCCAGGAG GTGAAGCCTTTCCCGGCAGGGGAGAGCTTCCCTCCAG ACAGAGGGACACACAGGCACTGCTGTCCACAACGCAGGCAATGGAGCTGAGGAGGCGAGATTACCATGTGGAGCGGCCACTGCTGAACCAAGAACAGCTGGAGGAGCTGGGGAGCCGGAGCTCAGCGACTGGGACCCTCCAATGGCGAACCTGGTTTCG GTGCTCCCATGCTCGGGCCCGAGCCCTTCTGCTCCAGTACTTCCCAGTTTTGGCCTGGCTACCCCAGTATCCTGTGCGTGACTGGCTTCTGGGTGACTTGTTGTCTGGCCTGAGTGTGGCCATTATGCAGCTACCACAGG GCCTGGCCTATGCCCTCCTGGCTGGACTGCCCCCCGTGTTTGGCCTCTACAGCTCCTTCTATCCCGTCTTTATCTATTTCCTGTTCGGCACTTCCCGGCACATCTCCGTGG GCACCTTTGCTGTCATGTCCGTGATGGTGGGCAGTGTGACAGAATCACTGGCTCCAGATGAAGCCTTCCTGCAGGCCTCGAACTCCACTGTTGATGTGGCGGCCAGAGATGCTGCTCGGGTGCAGGTGGCCTCCACACTCAGTGTCCTTGTTGGCCTCTTCCAG GTGGGGCTGGGCCTGGTCCATTTCGGCTTCGTGGTCACCTATCTGTCAGAGCCTCTGGTCCGAGCCTATACCACAGCCGCGTCTGTGCAGGTCTTCGTCTCGCAGCTCAAGTATGTGTTTGGCCTCCATCTGAGCAGCTGCTCTGGGCCACTGTCCCTCATCTAT ACAGTACTGGAGGTCTGCTGGAAGCTGCCCCAGACTGTGGTCGGCACCATGGTCACCGCAGTTGTGGCAGGGGTGGTTCTCGTGCTGGTGAAGCTGTTCAATGACAAGCTGCGGCGACAACTGCCCATGCCGCTCCCCGGGGAGCTGCTCACG CTCATCGGGGCCACAGGCATCTCCTACGGCGTGGGACTGCAGCACAGATTTGGGGTGGATGTCGTGGGCAAAATCCCTGCAGG GCTGGTGCCCCCAgtggcccccagcccccagctgttTGCAAGGCTTGTGGGAAATGCCTTCGCCATCGCTGTGGTTGGTTTCGCCATTGCCATCTCGCTGGGGAAGATCTTCGCCCTGAGGCATGGCTACCGGGTGGACAGCAACCAG GAGCTGGTGGCACTTGGCCTCAGTAACCTCATCGGGGGCATCTTTCAGTGCTTCCCTGTGAGCTGCTCTATGTCTCGGAGCCTGGTACAGGAGAGCACCGGGGGCAACACACAG GTGGCTGGAGCCATCTCCTCCCTTTTCATCCTCATTATCATCGTCAAACTTGGAGAACTCTTCCAAGACCTGCCCAAG gcagtcCTGGCTGCTGTCATCATTGTGAACCTGAAGGGCATGTTGATGCAGTTCACCGACATATGCTCCCTCTGGAAGGCAAATCGAGTGGATCTG CTTATCTGGCTGGTGACCTTTGTGGCCACCATCCTGCTGAACCTGGACCTTGGCCTGGCAGTTGCGGTAGTCTTCTCCCTGCTGCTCGTGGTGGTCCGCACACAGCT GCCCCACTACGCTGTCCTGGGGCAGGTGCCAGACACAGATATTTACAGAGATGTGGCAGAGTACTCAGAA GCCAGGGAGGTCCCGGGCGTGAAGGTCTTCCGCTCCTCGGCCACCATGTACTTTGCCAACGCTGAGCTCTACAGTGACACGCTGAAGCAGAGG TGCGGTGTGAACGTGGACCACCTCATctcccagaagaagaaactgcTCAGGAAGCAGGAGCTAAAGCTGAAGCGACTTCAGAAAGAGAATAAGCTCCCGAAACAG GCTGCCGCCTCCAAGGGCACTTCCATTTCCATCAATGTCAACACCAGTGTCACAGACATTGAGAGCAACGATGTGGAGGGCTCCAAGGCCAag CAGGTGAGCGCAGGGACTGAGCTAGAGGATACAGCAGCCAGGGGTCAAGAAGATGCCAAGGCCCCAGACATGTCCTCACTGAAGACCCTGGGCCTGCCTCAGCCAGATTTCCACAGCCTCATCCTGGACCTGAGTTCCCTTTCCTTCGTGGACACTGTGTGTCTCAAGAGCTTGAAGAAT ATTTTCCGTGACTTCCGGGAGATCGAGGTGGAGGTGTACATGGCCGCCTGCCACTGTGCGTGGGGTGGACACAGCAAGAGCAGtccggggagggggtggggattcTGTCCAAGGAATCTGCCAGGCAGCACAAGGAAAAAGTCTTTCTCTGAAACTGGAG CTCCCGTGGTCACGCAGCTTGAGGCGGGGCACTTCTTCGATGCATCTATCACCAAGCAGCATCTCTTTGCCTCTGTCCACGATGCTGTCATCTTTGCACTCCAACACCAAAGGTCCAGCCCCGTCAACcctgttttg